One Leishmania donovani BPK282A1 complete genome, chromosome 15 genomic window carries:
- a CDS encoding ATP-dependent RNA helicase, putative gives MWLELGLCKALIRAVSHLGYISPTPVQAEAIPAALRGADVCARAVTGSGKTAAFLLPLAHLLLTRQPQKATTLNSRRRFIRAVVLLPTRELGVQCQDMLAQLLQFTSGLTVALAIGGVAPAAQEAALDAVPDILVATPGRLVDYIHNYKNGAGLDLTGVEVLVLDECDKMLTVTLQDQVLDILQHIPEETRQVLMFSATMTKEVDEFAKEHLFKPINVDIGHIALQSKLRQQFVRIRTTPVTLTSTADDVDAAAVSTAEAAAKDGETPREKRLRQKRSRAERASADDADDGRDDASAVESDQEHIAKVKTRYLVALCQNYLKDKTIIFCRYRTTTHRLALVFNALGLPAAEIQGNQLQEERFQAFEKFARSEVRYLITTDVASRGLDIQGVATVLNYDLPPTLTAYIHRVGRTARIGQTGTAVSLVHEVEDADIMRKILSVSGAINEHQVATVKRRDVPDALLAKATKDIDDIFPQVRAQLAAEQLEEKIAQAEKRYGTASDGFLNEVTTKAKREWCLSREERKKRDEEARRLYEKEAEVTINHFQNELSNLEREETEILQRQRKVRRVEREKKMHEASKIKARACELRAKSEKKIQAGVVKKLKQRRIRQAAKERRAEARAQKGVAPYRHGDGKQRNKKSRHKKRMKKH, from the coding sequence ATGTGGCTGGAGCTGGGGCTGTGCAAGGCTCTCATCCGCGCTGTGTCGCACCTGGGGTACATTTCTCCCACACCAGTGCAGGCGGAGGCCATtcctgcggcgctgcgcggggccgacgtgtgcgcgcgagcCGTCACGGGATCCGGCAAAACCGCTGCCTTCCTGCTACCGCTGGCGCACCTGCTCCtcacgcggcagccgcagaaaGCAACCACGCTGAACAGTCGACGCCGCTTCATCCGGGccgttgtgctgctgccgacgcggGAGCTCGGTGTGCAGTGCCAAGACATGCtagcgcagctcctccagttCACTTCGGGgctgacggtggcgctggccatcggcggcgtcgcgcctGCCGCGCAGGAGGCCGCGCTGGATGCGGTGCCGGATATCCTGGTGGCAACCCCTGGCCGGCTCGTCGATTACATTCACAACTACAAGAACGGGGCCGGCCTTGACCTGACCggggtggaggtgctggtgctggatGAGTGCGACAAGATGCTGACGGTCACTCTGCAGGATCAAGTTCTGGACATCCTGCAGCACATCCCGGAAGAGACGCGCCAGGTGCTCATGTTCTCTGCCACCATGACGAAGGAGGTGGACGAGTTCGCCAAAGAGCACCTCTTCAAGCCCATCAACGTCGACATCGGCCACATCGCCTTGCAGTCGAAGCTCCGGCAGCAGTTTGTGCGCATCCGCACCACCCCTGTGACGTTGACTTCGACTGCCGACGACGtagatgccgccgccgtctccactgcagaggcggcagcgaaggaCGGCGAGACGCCGCGTGAAAAGCGGCTGCGCCAGAAGCGGAGCCGGGCAGAGCGGGCGTCGGCTGACGACGCAGATGACGGGCGGGACGACGCTTCCGCCGTGGAAAGCGATCAGGAGCATATCGCCAAGGTCAAGACGCGCTACCTCGTTGCCCTTTGCCAGAACTACCTAAAAGACAAGACGATCATCTTCTGCCGCTACCGCACCACCACGCATCGACTAGCTCTCGTGTTCAACGCACTGGGCCTGCCTGCCGCGGAGATCCAGGGCAATCAGCTGCAGGAAGAGCGCTTTCAGGCCTTCGAGAAGTTTGCGCGCAGCGAGGTGCGGTACCTCATCACCACGGACGTGGCGTCGCGCGGGCTCGACATTCAAGGAGTGGCCACGGTGCTCAACTACGACTTGCCGCCGACTCTCACTGCCTACATCCACCGCGTGGGGCGCACCGCGCGCATTGGGCAGACCGGCACCGCGGTGTCCCTCGTGCATGAAGTCGAGGACGCCGACATCATGCGCAAGATCCTCTCGGTGAGCGGTGCCATCAACGAACATCAGGTAGCGACTGTGAAGCGCCGCGATGTGCCGGATGCGCTGTTGGCCAAGGCGACCAAAGACATCGACGACATTTTCCCGCAGGTGCGCGCACAGCTGGCGGCCGAGCAGCTTGAGGAGAAGATTGCCCAGGCTGAGAAGCGCTACGGCACGGCCAGCGACGGCTTCCTCAACGAGGTGACGACAAAGGCGAAGCGGGAGTGGTGCCTCAGCCGCGAGGAGCGCAAAAAAcgcgacgaggaggcacGCCGTCTGTAcgagaaggaggcggaggtgacTATCAACCACTTCCAGAATGAGCTGTCGAACTTGGAGCGGGAGGAGACGGAGATtctgcagcgtcagcgcaAGGTGCGCCGCGTGGAGCGGGAAAAGAAGATGCACGAGGCGAGCAAGATCAAGGCCCGCGCgtgcgagctgcgcgcgaaGAGCGAGAAGAAGATCCAAGCCGGCGTTGTGAAGAAGCTCAAGCAGCGAAGGATCCGCCAGGCTGCCAAGGAGCGGCGTGCCGAGGCTCGCGCGCAGAAGGGCGTTGCTCCCTACAGGCACGGTGACGGTAAGCAGCGCAACAAGAAGTCTCGCCATAAGAAGCGCATGAAGAAGCACTGA